The Bartonella birtlesii IBS 325 genome has a window encoding:
- the rplU gene encoding 50S ribosomal protein L21: MFAVIKTGGKQYRVVANQVVKIEKIIGNTGDVVEFNDVLMVGQEGNAVIGAPVIADALVTAEIVEQTRGRKVIAFKKRRRQNSKRTRGHRQEFTILRILEVLMGGAKPKKATTKPIKEEATTLKEKTKETKAPTSVKKTVKKTAEKEVMPQRKAAVASKNKED, translated from the coding sequence ATGTTCGCAGTCATTAAAACTGGTGGTAAGCAATACCGCGTTGTTGCTAACCAAGTGGTGAAGATTGAAAAAATTATTGGCAATACTGGTGATGTTGTTGAATTCAACGATGTATTGATGGTGGGGCAAGAGGGTAACGCAGTGATTGGCGCACCTGTTATTGCCGATGCTTTAGTTACGGCTGAAATTGTAGAACAAACACGTGGGCGTAAGGTTATCGCATTTAAGAAGCGCCGTCGTCAAAATTCGAAACGTACACGTGGTCATCGCCAAGAATTTACGATACTTCGTATTTTAGAAGTTTTGATGGGTGGGGCAAAGCCGAAAAAAGCAACTACAAAGCCAATTAAAGAAGAGGCCACTACATTAAAAGAGAAAACAAAGGAAACAAAAGCACCTACTTCTGTTAAGAAAACAGTTAAGAAAACAGCTGAGAAAGAGGTCATGCCGCAAAGAAAAGCGGCTGTAGCATCAAAGAATAAAGAAGATTAA
- the rpmA gene encoding 50S ribosomal protein L27 — protein MAHKKAGGSSRNGRDSESKRLGVKKFGGEAVIAGNIIVRQRGTRWHPGDNVGIGKDHTLFALSNGVVSFQRKANNRSYVSVIPRVETAR, from the coding sequence ATGGCACATAAAAAAGCGGGTGGTTCCTCGCGTAATGGTCGCGATTCAGAATCGAAACGTCTTGGCGTTAAAAAATTTGGTGGTGAAGCTGTTATCGCTGGAAATATTATTGTGCGCCAGCGTGGTACACGTTGGCATCCTGGTGATAATGTCGGTATCGGAAAGGATCATACCCTTTTTGCTCTATCGAACGGTGTGGTTTCTTTTCAAAGGAAAGCAAATAACCGTTCCTATGTCTCGGTCATTCCTAGGGTAGAGACAGCGAGGTAG